In Streptomyces sp. NBC_00683, the DNA window ACCTGCTCACCGTCGTCGGTTCGCTGCTCGGCGCGCAGCCCGGCGAATCACTGCGCATGGAGGGCCGTTGGGGCTCCCATCCGCAGTTCGGGAAACAGTTCACCGTCGAGAACTACACGACGATCCTCCCCGCCACGATCCAGGGCATCCGCCGCTACCTCGGCTCCGGCCTGATCAAGGGCATCGGACCGGTGATGGCCGACCGCATCACCACGCACTTCGGCGTCGACACCCTGGACATCATCGAGCAGCAGCCCAAGAGGCTCGTCGAGGTGCCCGGCCTCGGCCCGAAGCGGACGAAGATGATCGCCGCGGCCTGGGAGGAACAGAAGGCGATCAAGGAGGTCATGGTCTTCCTGCAGACCGTGGGCGTCTCGACCTCCATCGCCGTCCGTATCTACAAGAAGTACGGGGACGCCTCGATCTCCGTCGTGAAGAACCAGCCCTACCGGCTGGCCGCCGACGTCTGGGGCATCGGTTTCCTCACCGCCGACCGCATCGCCCAGGCCGTCGGCATTCCGCACGACAGTCCGGAGCGGGTCAAGGCCGGACTCCAGTACGCGCTGTCGCAGTCCACGGACCAGGGGCACTGCTTCCTGCCCGAGGAGCGGCTCATCGCGGATGGGGTGAAGCTCCTCCAGGTGGACACCGGGCTCGTCATCGACTGTCTCGCCGAGCTCGCCGAGGACCCGGAGGGCGTCGTACGGGAGAAGGTGCCTGGCCCCGAGGACGGGGTGCCCGTCACCGCTGTGTACCTGGTGCCCTTCCACCGCGCCGAGATCTCCCTCGCCGCCCAGGTGCAGCGCCTGCTGCGTACGCCGGAGGACCGGATGCCGGCCTTCCAGGACGTGGACTGGGAGAAGGCGCTGGCCTGGCTCGCGCAGCGCACGGGGGCCACTCTGGCACCGGAGCAGGAGGCGGCCGTCCGGCTCGCGCTCAGCCGGAAGGTGGCCGTCCTCACCGGCGGTCCCGGCTGCGGCAAGTCGTTCACGGTCCGGTCGGTCGTCGAGCTGGCCCGCGCCAAGAACGCGAAGGTGGTGCTGGCCGCACCCACCGGGCGGGCGGCGAAGCGGCTCTCGGAGCTGACGGGCGCGGAGGCGTCCACCGTGCACCGGCTGCTGGAGCTGAAGCCGGGCGGGGACGCCGCGTACGACCGCGACCGGCCGCTGGACGCCGACCTGGTCGTCGTCGACGAGGCCTCGATGCTCGATCTGCTGCTGGCCAACAAACTCGTGAAGGCGGTGGCACCCGGTGCCCATCTCCTGCTGGTGGGCGATGTCGACCAGCTGCCCTCGGTCGGCGCCGGGGAGGTGCTGCGGGATCTGCTCGCCGAGGGCGGCCCGGTGCCGGCCGTCCGCCTGACCACGATCTTCCGTCAGGCCCAGCAGTCCGGCGTCGTCACCAACGCCCACCGGATCAATTCGGGGGTGCCCCCGCTGACCGAGGGGCTGAGCGACTTCTTCCTCTTCGTGGAGGACGAGACGGAGGACGCCGGGGTGCTCGCCGTGGACGTCGCGGCACGCCGCATCCCCGCCAAGTTCGGCCTGAACCCCCGCCGTGACGTGCAGGTTCTCGCCCCGATGCACCGCGGCCCCGCGGGTGCGGGCCATCTCAACGGGCTGCTCCAGCAGGCCATCACGCCCGGCCGCCCCGATCTGCCCGAGAAGCGGTTCGGCGGCCGGGTCTTCCGGGTCGGCGACAAGGTCACCCAGATCCGCAACAACTACGACAAGGGGGAGAACGGCGTCTTCAACGGCACGGTCGGCGTCGTCACCGCCCTCGACGTCGACGAGCAGAAGCTGACGGTCCTCACGGACGAGGACGAGGAGATTCCGTACGATTTCGACGAGCTCGACGAGCTCGCCCACGCCTACGCGATGACGATCCACCGCTCCCAGGGCAGCGAGTACCCGGCGGTCGTCATCCCCGTGACCACCAGTGCCTGGATGATGCTGCAGAGGAATCTGCTGTACACGGCGGTGACACGGGCCAAGAAGCTTGTCGTGCTGGTCGGTTCACGCAAGGCCATCGGCCAGGCGGTCCGCACGGTTTCCGCAGGCAGGCGCTGTACGGGGCTGGATTTCCGGCTCCGTGGGGTGCCCGTCGCAGACTTCGCGGAAAAATGATCGATCAAAACGGTGGGAAACATCACGGAGGCCTTCCGGAACCGGATTCCAGGGGGCAGGATGAGTAAGTTGGCGGCACTCAGTGCCGTCAGTAGGTCCAATGGACGACCCCGAGTGCACTCTCCTGAGCCAAATGGGGGAGGGTGGAGACAGTCAGGGCACCTCGAAGAAGAGGCACTACGTCGGTGAGGGATGACGTGAGCGACAACTCTGTAGTACTGCGGTACGGCGATGACGAGTACACCTACCCGGTGATCGACAGCACCGTCGGCGACAAGGGCTTCGACATCGGGAAGCTCCGGGCCAATACGGGCCTGGTCACGCTGGACAGCGGATACGGCAATACGGCCGCGTATAAATCCGCCATCACCTACCTCGACGGCGAGCAGGGCATCCTGCGGTACCGCGGATACCCGATCGAGCAGCTCGCGGAGAGCTCGACGTTCATCGAGGTCGCCTACACGCTGATCAACGGTGAGCTTCCGAAGGTCGACGAGCTGTCGGACTTCAAGAACGAGATCACCCAGCACACGCTGCTGCACGAGGACGTCAAGCGGTTCTTCGACGGCTTCCCGCGCGACGCCCACCCGATGGCCATGCTGTCCTCGGTCGTCAGCGCGCTGTCCACGTTCTACCAGGACAGCCACAACCCGTTCGACGAGGAGCAGCGCCACCTCTCGACGATCCGGCTGCTGGCCAAGCTCCCGACGATCGCGGCGTACGCGTACAAGAAGTCGATCGGTCACCCGTTCGTCTACCCGCGCAACGACCTCGGCTACGTCGAGAACTTCCTGCGCATGACCTTCTCGGTCCCCGCCCAGGAGTACGTGCCGGACCCGGTCGTCGTCTCGGCGCTGGAGAAGCTGCTCATCCTGCACGCGGACCACGAGCAGAACTGTTCGACCTCCACCGTGCGTCTGGTCGGCTCCTCGCAGGCGAACATGTTCGCCTCGATCTCCGCCGGTATCTCGGCCCTGTGGGGACCGCTGCACGGTGGCGCCAACCAGTCGGTGCTGGAGATGCTCGAGGGCATCCAGGCCAACGGCGGCGACGTCGACTCCTTCATCCGCAAGGTGAAGAACAAGGAGGACGGCGTCCGGCTGATGGGCTTCGGCCACCGCGTCTACAAGTCCTTCGACCCCCGCGCCACGATCATCAAGGCCGCGGCGCACGACGTGCTCTCCTCGCTCGGCAAGTCCGACGAGCTGCTCGACATCGCGCTCAAGCTGGAGGAGCACGCGCTCTCCGACGAGTACTTCGTCTCGCGCAACCTCTACCCCAACGTGGACTTCTACACGGGTCTGATCTACCGGGCCATGGGCTTCCCGAGCGAGATGTTCACCGTGCTCTTCGCGATCGGCCGGCTCCCCGGCTGGATCGCCCAGTGGCACGAGATGATCAAGGAGCCGGGATCCCGCATCGGCCGCCCGCGCCAGATCTACACCGGCGAGGTCCTGCGCGACTTCGTCCCGGTCGAGAGTCGCTGAATCCGGCTCCCGCACCTGCTGCAGTACCCGGCCGCATCGGCCGACTGCCTTCGCCCCGCGTGCCGCGCTCGCTGATCAGAGCGCGGTGTCCGGGGCGTTTCGGCGTTCCTGGGGGCCTTGCGACGGCGCCACGAGGCTGCCGGAGTGCGAGAAACGCCCCGCCGCCGATCCCCCCACGGGTCGACGGACAGGGCGCTTCCCATATCCCGGAGCGGATTCCCCCCACGGGATCCGGCCGGGCGTCTGCAGGGAGCCGAGGCTCCCGTTGTTTGGCTGGTGGTGCGTATTCAGTTCGGTCCTGCTGTGCGGTCTGCCGGGGTACGTACGAACGGGAGGGCCGCTCAAAGCTCCCCGGTGCACGTGCCCCGGCCAACGCTTGCCAGGAGCGTCCCCCAAGACACTCCACTGGACGTCCCCCAAGACATCCTTGGCATCGCACTCTTAGACTCACCAACCCATCAGATGGTTACCCTCGAATCGGTGTGATCTAAGTCTCTTTGTGGAAATTACGTGAAGGAGCGCAACCGCAGACTGTTCGTCACGACGAAGACCGACGAAAACGCCATTGCCGCACCTGCGATCATGGGGCTGAGCAGCCCGAACGCAGCCAGAGGCAGCGCGGCAACGTTGTAGCCGAAGGCCCAGAAGAGGTTGCTTCTGATGGTCGACAGCGTACGCCGTGACAGCCGGATGGCGTCAGCGGCCACCTTAATATCTCCACGAACGAGTGTGAGGTCGCCGGCCTCGATCGCCGCATCCGTCCCGGTACCCATCGACAGACCCAGATCGGCCACGGCGAGCGCGGCGGCGTCGTTGACCCCGTCACCGACCATGGCGACGGAACGCCCCTCGGCCTGGAGGCGCCGGACGACCTCCACCTTGTCCTGCGGCATGACCTCCGCATGGACCTCGTCGATCCCGACCGCGCGTGCCACGGCGTCCGCGACGGCACGGTTGTCGCCGGTCAGCAGAATCGGCCGGAGGCCCAGGGCGCGCAGCTCCGCGACGGCCGCTGCACTGCTCTCCTTCACCGCGTCGGCGACCTCCAGCACGCCCCGCGCCTCGCCGTCCCAGGCGACGGCGACTGCCGTACGGCCCTGGCTCGCGGCGTCCGCCATGGCGTCGGCCAGCGGCTGTGTGAGCGCGATCCCGGCGTCGGTGAGCAGCCTCGTGCGGCCCGCCAGCACCTGGTGTCCTTCGACGGTGCCGCGTACCCCGAGGCCGGGGATTCCGGTGAAGGACTCGGGGGAGGGGAGGGGGGCCGCGGTGCGGTCGGCCGCTCCGGCGGCGATGGCCTGCGCGATGGGGTGTTCGGAGGCGTGTTCGATGGCGCCCGCAAGGCGGAGGACGTCGGCCTCGGTCGTGCCGACGGCGGTGTGGACGCGCCCGAGGGTCATCCGGCCGGTGGTGACGGTGCCGGTCTTGTCGAGGACGATCGTGTCGACGCGGCGGGTGGTCTCCAGGACTTCGGGGCCCTTGATGAGGATGCCGAGCTGGGCGCCGCGCCCGGTGCCGACCATGAGGGCGGTGGGCGTGGCGAGCCCCAGGGCGCAGGGGCAGGCGATGATGAGGACGGCGACGGCCGCGGTGAACGACGCGGTGATGTCGTCGGTGGCGAGCAGCCAGGCGACGAGGGTACCCAGGGCGATCAGCAGGACGACGGGGACGAAGACCGCCGAGATCCGGTCGGCGAGGCGCTGGGCCGCCGCCTTGCCGTTCTGGGCGTCCTCGACGAGCTTGGCGATCCGGGCCAGCTGGGTGTCCGCGCCGACGCGGGTGGCTTCGACCACGAGCCGTCCGGACACGTTGAGCGTGGCTCCGGCCACGGAGTCGCCCGTGGCGGTGTCCACCGGTACCGACTCACCGGTGAGCATCGAGGCGTCGACGGCGGAGAACCCCTCGACGACGGTGCCGTCCGTGGCGATCTTCTCGCCGGGGCGGACGACGAAGAGGTCGCCCACGGCGAGCCGGCCGACGGGGACGCGTACCTCCGTACCCCCGCGCAGGACTGTCACGTCCTTCGCGCCCAGGTGCATCAGTGCACGCAGGGCGGAACCCGCAGCCCGCTTGGACCGTGCCTCCAGGTAGCGGCCCAGCAGGATGAAACCGATGACCCCGGACGCCACCTCCAGGTAGATCGTGGAGGCGGGGTCGGAGCGGGAGACGGTGGCGTCGAACCCGTGCCGCATGTCCGGCATGCCGGCGTCGCCGAAGAACAGCGCCCACAGCGACCAGCCGAACGCCGCGAGGGTGCCCACCGACACCAGGGTGTCCATCGTCG includes these proteins:
- a CDS encoding heavy metal translocating P-type ATPase, which codes for MASTTAAAAPAAETSEAELTIGGMTCASCAARVEKKLNRMDGVTATVNYATEKARVSFGAGTALDDLVATVEKTGYTAQPVPRPAPEPPQAAPDSRSGEPVHDGEHAQGEDPARGGEASHDGEAPAAAPGQETGAADRDREGAQDAADRTAAEALAALRQRLLVSATLAVPVVLMAMVPALQFDNWQWLSLTLAAPVVVWGGLPFHRATWTNLRHGAATMDTLVSVGTLAAFGWSLWALFFGDAGMPDMRHGFDATVSRSDPASTIYLEVASGVIGFILLGRYLEARSKRAAGSALRALMHLGAKDVTVLRGGTEVRVPVGRLAVGDLFVVRPGEKIATDGTVVEGFSAVDASMLTGESVPVDTATGDSVAGATLNVSGRLVVEATRVGADTQLARIAKLVEDAQNGKAAAQRLADRISAVFVPVVLLIALGTLVAWLLATDDITASFTAAVAVLIIACPCALGLATPTALMVGTGRGAQLGILIKGPEVLETTRRVDTIVLDKTGTVTTGRMTLGRVHTAVGTTEADVLRLAGAIEHASEHPIAQAIAAGAADRTAAPLPSPESFTGIPGLGVRGTVEGHQVLAGRTRLLTDAGIALTQPLADAMADAASQGRTAVAVAWDGEARGVLEVADAVKESSAAAVAELRALGLRPILLTGDNRAVADAVARAVGIDEVHAEVMPQDKVEVVRRLQAEGRSVAMVGDGVNDAAALAVADLGLSMGTGTDAAIEAGDLTLVRGDIKVAADAIRLSRRTLSTIRSNLFWAFGYNVAALPLAAFGLLSPMIAGAAMAFSSVFVVTNSLRLRSFT
- the recD2 gene encoding SF1B family DNA helicase RecD2: MSNMAVLEGVLERITYANEENGYTVARVDTGRGANDLLTVVGSLLGAQPGESLRMEGRWGSHPQFGKQFTVENYTTILPATIQGIRRYLGSGLIKGIGPVMADRITTHFGVDTLDIIEQQPKRLVEVPGLGPKRTKMIAAAWEEQKAIKEVMVFLQTVGVSTSIAVRIYKKYGDASISVVKNQPYRLAADVWGIGFLTADRIAQAVGIPHDSPERVKAGLQYALSQSTDQGHCFLPEERLIADGVKLLQVDTGLVIDCLAELAEDPEGVVREKVPGPEDGVPVTAVYLVPFHRAEISLAAQVQRLLRTPEDRMPAFQDVDWEKALAWLAQRTGATLAPEQEAAVRLALSRKVAVLTGGPGCGKSFTVRSVVELARAKNAKVVLAAPTGRAAKRLSELTGAEASTVHRLLELKPGGDAAYDRDRPLDADLVVVDEASMLDLLLANKLVKAVAPGAHLLLVGDVDQLPSVGAGEVLRDLLAEGGPVPAVRLTTIFRQAQQSGVVTNAHRINSGVPPLTEGLSDFFLFVEDETEDAGVLAVDVAARRIPAKFGLNPRRDVQVLAPMHRGPAGAGHLNGLLQQAITPGRPDLPEKRFGGRVFRVGDKVTQIRNNYDKGENGVFNGTVGVVTALDVDEQKLTVLTDEDEEIPYDFDELDELAHAYAMTIHRSQGSEYPAVVIPVTTSAWMMLQRNLLYTAVTRAKKLVVLVGSRKAIGQAVRTVSAGRRCTGLDFRLRGVPVADFAEK
- a CDS encoding citrate synthase; protein product: MSDNSVVLRYGDDEYTYPVIDSTVGDKGFDIGKLRANTGLVTLDSGYGNTAAYKSAITYLDGEQGILRYRGYPIEQLAESSTFIEVAYTLINGELPKVDELSDFKNEITQHTLLHEDVKRFFDGFPRDAHPMAMLSSVVSALSTFYQDSHNPFDEEQRHLSTIRLLAKLPTIAAYAYKKSIGHPFVYPRNDLGYVENFLRMTFSVPAQEYVPDPVVVSALEKLLILHADHEQNCSTSTVRLVGSSQANMFASISAGISALWGPLHGGANQSVLEMLEGIQANGGDVDSFIRKVKNKEDGVRLMGFGHRVYKSFDPRATIIKAAAHDVLSSLGKSDELLDIALKLEEHALSDEYFVSRNLYPNVDFYTGLIYRAMGFPSEMFTVLFAIGRLPGWIAQWHEMIKEPGSRIGRPRQIYTGEVLRDFVPVESR